A region from the Heterodontus francisci isolate sHetFra1 unplaced genomic scaffold, sHetFra1.hap1 HAP1_SCAFFOLD_52, whole genome shotgun sequence genome encodes:
- the LOC137362406 gene encoding probable G-protein coupled receptor 139 has protein sequence MHRPIQWVRNIFYVILAVIGVPVNLVSIVILSKGNCGLSSCTTRYLVAMSTADLLVIITEIILQRINDYYFPLNFLDLTFVCRSLYVLIRAAIDCSVWFTIAFTFDRFVAICCQKLQSKYYTRKTAIVVLATISILLCIKNTPIYFRYKPRRIIDNVEWRCSNKRSYFTDPRWIGFRMFEKALTPLLPFILILLLNALTFRHILVTSRVRQRLRGQSKKDNHRDSEMERRRKSLILLFTISGSFIFLWLVYVLYIFRIDHFLDDDSYYIFENVAYMLRNLSCCTNTFIYVAIQSEFREQLKSAVKRYNVSNSPILKHRTPVSSGDHGAEDAVDSMFSEQMAASAEKRCLSTRRTYIKQIGEKIFENRHWELEVQQQLRQRQINWRNEMNTTCWRVTVVTE, from the exons atgcaccgaccaattcaatgggtcaggaacatattctatgtgatccttgctgtaattggcgttcctg ttaatttggtctcaattgtgatcctgtccaagggaaattgtggactctccagctgcaccacccgttaccttgtggccatgtcaacggcggatctactggtcattatcactgagatcatactccagagaatcaatgattattatttcccattaaatttcctggatcttacctttgtgtgtcgctctctctatgtcctgatccgtgcagccattgactgttcggtttggttcaccatcgctttcacatttgatcgatttgtcgccatttgttgccagaaactgcAATCGAAATATTACACCAGGAAAACTGCgattgtggttctagcaacaatcaGCATTTTGCTCTGTATAAAAAATactcccatctactttagatataaacctagacggataatcgacaatgtagaatggcgtTGCTCCAATAAGCGaagttattttactgaccctcgatggattggatttagaatgtttgaaaaagctttaacaccattattgccattcattttaattctgttgctgaacgctctgacgttcagacacattttagtgaccagtcgagttcgtcagagactgaggggtcagagcaagaaagataatcaccgtgactctgaaatggagagaagaaggaagtctctgattttactcttcaccatatctggcagcttcatatttctgtggttggtgtatgtgttatatatttttcgtattgatcatttcttagatgatgattcttattatatctttgaaaatgtaGCATATATGCTGcgaaatttaagttgctgtacgaacacatttatctatgtggccattcagtccgagttcagagagcagttaaagagcgcagtgaaa agatacaacgttagcaattctccaatcctcaagcaccgcacccctgtatccagtggGGACCACGGTGCTGAGGAcgccgtggatagcatgtttagcgaacaAATGGCTGCATCGGCAGAAAAGAGATGTCTTTCCACCAGGAGGA CTTATATCAAGcagataggagagaaaatatttgagaatCGCCACTGGgaattagaagtgcaacaacagctgagacaacgaCAAATCAATTGGAGGAATGAAATGAACACAACATG TTGGCGAGTAACAGTTGTTACAGAATAA